From a region of the Vanrija pseudolonga chromosome 2, complete sequence genome:
- the TIF32 gene encoding Eukaryotic translation initiation factor 3 subunit A → MPPVYVKPENALRRAEELLALGTTQSQAQAFEFLSEVFLSKRFKHAPIPTLEPIIIKYLDLCVSLHRKSDAREALVQYKNAAQNVNVASIEKVLRHFLDQSESKLKAAMEQAATEVAALPASSAEPEDDELPLQPLTMLQDAFIDSAGDRERIERRLIGPAQKFCWDSYDVALDIAKGNDRLEIIYQEIAHRAFKFCKEHSRKSDFRRLCEQRLRKDLANATKYGHQQHAVNLADPETLSRHLDTRFLQLETAVELELWQEAFRSVEDVHGLVAGKKGAKPSMMANYYEKLTQIFGAEGGKQTAVFHAAAWARYYQYAERAGTVSDRAPAAVLLSALAVPLGDVETKQRLVALLNLPKMPTREALVKDAGAKHLKRVPADVRQLYNIVEVDFQPLKACKLLAPIVAKLPADFAAYLPALRDVVLSRLIQELSRVYETISLQYILSLVKAFDGGPWETDMPALEKFLMTASRRGDLNATVDHVAKTVNFAAPPADLNRLSNLAVYLHSAIQYLNPTPVVSRAEAFAAALAEAEEERKQIAHRRLIVQKRRELLEEANLRREREESTARAERAKQLAEETARAQKEAARQAELDRLQKMMDETRREEARKLAEQLANKNGLKVDVDAIKDEDLDTTKIVAMQVEHIAKEKRELNERLRIIAKRVDHLERAYRKEERPLLVTDYERQKEDDRKAHDRINAQAREAAITQQKYAIELKARLGRMMPDYALARSAVESQQQAEFEAARKAAAAKIAEEKSRFLAGVLARHRAEKEAREQREREAEEAERAARAREEEEARLTAERAEAEARAAAEIEQRKKEAAERAAAQKAEREAERARDAEKIRQQREREEEAERRRAERSGSGAGYRRPEPAAAAAAPSSGGYRPPAVAAAGAGGAGAAASGGGGWRERLAAKKAAEATGGAPASPATPPPQSPAANGSPAEPSPERGGVYRRGMGVPRGGGAGGGARTPSGRGGARW, encoded by the exons ATGCCCCCCGTCTACGTCAAGCCTGAGAACGCGCTGAGG cgcgccgaggagctcctcgcgctcggcaccacCCAGTCGCAGGCACAGGCCTTCGAGTTCCTCTCCGAGGTTTTCCTCTC GAAGCGCTTCAAGCACGCCCCCATCCCCACCCTTGAGCCCATCATCATCAAGTACCTCGACCTCTGTGTCTCGCTCCACCGCAAGTCGGACGCTCGCGAGGCCCTCGTTCAGTACAAGAATGCTGCCCAGAACGTCAACGTTGCCTCGATCGAGAAGGTCCTTCGCCACTTCCTCGACCAGTCGGAGagcaagctcaaggccgccatGGAGCAGGCCGCCACCGAGGTGGCCGCTCTCcctgcctcgtcggccgagcccgaggacgacgagcttccCCTCCAGCCCCTGACCATGCTCCAGGACGCCTTCATTGACAGCGCTGGTGACCGCGAGCGcatcgagcgccgcctcaTCGGCCCTGCCCAGAAGTTCTGCTGGGACTCGTacgacgtcgccctcgacattGCCAAGGGCAACGACCGTCTCGAGATCATCTACCAGGAGATTGCTCACCGCGCCTTCAAGTTCTGCAAGGAGCACTCGCGCAAGTCCGACTTCCGCCGTCTTTGCGAGCAGCGTCTCCGCAAGGACCTTGCCAACGCCACCAAGTATGgccaccagcagcacgccgtcaacctcgccgaccccgagaccCTCTCGCGTCACCTCGACACTCGCTTCCTTCAGCTCGAGActgccgtcgagctcgagctctgGCAGGAGGCTTTCCGCTCGGTCGAGGACGTCCACGGCCTCGTTGCCGGCAAGAAGGGTGCCAAGCCCTCCATGATGGCCAACTACTACGAGAAGCTCACTCAGATTTTCGGTGCCGAGGGTGGCAAGCAGACCGCCGTcttccacgccgccgcctgggctCGCTACTACCAGTacgccgagcgtgccggcACTGTTTCGGAccgtgcccccgccgctgtccTTCTCTCGGCCCTCGCTGTCCCTCTCGGTGACGTTGAGACCAAGCAGCGTCTTGTTGCTctcctcaacctccccaAGATGCCTACCCGTGAGGCCCTTGTGAAGGACGCCGGTGCCAAGCACCTCAAGCGTGTCCCCGCCGACGTCCGTCAGCTCTACAacattgtcgaggtcgacttcCAGCCCCTCAAGGCTTGCAAGCTCCTCGCTCCCATTGTCGCCAAGCTCCCTGCCGACTTTGCCGCCTACCTCCCTGCCCTCCGCGACGTCGTTCTCTCCCGCCTTATCCAGGAGCTCTCGCGCGTCTACGAGACCATCTCCCTCCAGTACATCCTTTCGCTTGTCAAGGCCTTTGACGGCGGACCCTGGGAGACTGACATGCCCGCGCTTGAGAAGTTCCTCATGACTGCTTCGCGCCGCGGTGACCTCAACGCCACTGTTGACCACGTCGCCAAGACTGTCAACTTTGCCGCTCCCCCCGCGGACCTCAACCGCCTCTCCAACCTGGCCGTCTACCTCCACAGCGCCATCCAGTACCTCAACCCTACCCCTGTTGTCTCGCGTGCCGAGGCCTTCGCTGCGGCtcttgccgaggccgaggaggagcgcaagcagattgcccaccgccgcctcatTGTCCAGAAGCGccgcgagcttctcgaggaggccaacctccgtcgcgagcgcgaggagtCTACTgcccgtgccgagcgcgccaagcagctcgccgaggagacTGCCCGTGCCCAGAAGGAGGCTGCtcgccaggccgagctcgaccgcctgcAGAAGATGATGGACGAGACTCGTCGCGAGGAGGCCCGCAAGcttgccgagcagctcgccaacaAGAACGGTctcaaggtcgacgtcgacgccatcaaggacgaggaccttGACACGACCAAGATTGTTGCCATGCAGGTCGAGCACATTGCcaaggagaagcgcgagctcaACGAGCGCCTGCGTATCATTGCCAagcgcgtcgaccacctcgagcgtGCCTAccgcaaggaggagcgccCTCTGCTTGTTACCGACTACGAGCGCCAGAAGGAGGACGACCGCAAGGCCCACGACCGTATCAACGCTCAGGCTCGCGAGGCTGCTATCACCCAGCAGAAGTACGCtatcgagctcaaggcccgTCTTGGCCGCATGATGCCCGACTACGCTCTCGCCCGCTCGGCCGTCgagtcgcagcagcaggccgagttCGAGGCCgcccgcaaggccgccgccgccaagatTGCCGAGGAGAAGTCTCGCTTCCTTGCCGGTGTTCTCGCCCGTCACCgtgccgagaaggaggctCGTGAGCAGAGGGaacgcgaggccgaggaggccgagcgtgccgcccgcgcccgcgaggaggaggaggctcGTCtcaccgccgagcgcgccgaggccgaggctcgtgccgccgccgagattgagcagcgcaagaaggaggctgccgagcgcgccgctgcccagaAGGCTGAGCGTGAGGCTGAGCGCGCACGCGACGCGGAGAAGatccgccagcagcgcgagcgtgaggaggaggctgagcgccgtcgtgctGAGCGTTCTGGATCGGGTGCCGGATACCGCCGACCAGAGCctgcagctgccgccgccgccccgagCAGCGGCGGTTACCGCCCCcctgctgtcgctgctgccggtgccggtggcgctggtgctgccgctagtggtggtggaggatGGCGTGAGCGTCTCGCAGCCAAGAAGGCTGCTGAGGCTACCGGTGGTGCCCCTGCTTCGCCCGCGACCCCACCGCCGCAGAGCCCTGCCGCCAACGGTTCGCCGGCCGAGCCATCGCCGGAGCGTGGCGGCGTCTACAGGCGCGGCATGGGTGTTccccgtggtggtggcgccggtggtggtgctcgcACCCCGTCGGGCCGTGGCGGTGCTCGCTGGTAG